In uncultured Bacteroides sp., the following proteins share a genomic window:
- a CDS encoding oligosaccharide flippase family protein, whose translation MAGLKSLAKDTAIYGMSSIIGSFLNYLLVPLYTAKLSAASGGYGVITNMYSITALLLVLLTYGMETGFFRFVNKYSERSSVVYSTTLISVGTSSLLFISLCFLLLHPISNFLGYANNPEFIGMMAMVVALDAFECIPFAYLRYKKRPIKFATIKFLFIIPNITLNIFFFVCCPWLLVHFPASVSWFYNPGYGVGYAFLANLICTSIQLLALLSELTGFKYVFDKELWKKMMAYSFPILILGIAGILNLVVDKIIFPFLFTNHTEARVQLGIYGAASKVAMVMTMFTQAFRYAYEPFVFGKNKEEGSTKLYADAMKYFIIFSLIAFLGVMLYLDLFRYIIAKSYWSGLGVVSIVMMAAMLNGIYFNLSFWYKLIDKTIWGAYFSGIGCFLIIFLNVVLVPTYGYMACAWASLVGYATITSVSYFVGQKKYPIDYDLKGIGKYVLLTAVIYFIAKFIQIDNIFLRLFFKTILFFIFIAYIIKKDFPLKHIPIINRFIKK comes from the coding sequence ATGGCCGGATTAAAATCATTGGCAAAAGATACTGCAATTTATGGCATGAGCAGTATTATTGGTAGTTTCCTGAATTATTTATTAGTACCCCTTTATACAGCAAAGCTTTCTGCAGCTTCTGGGGGATATGGGGTAATAACGAATATGTATTCCATCACAGCGCTTCTTCTTGTTTTGCTAACATATGGAATGGAAACCGGCTTCTTTCGTTTTGTTAATAAATACTCCGAGAGATCATCCGTTGTTTATTCTACAACACTGATTTCTGTTGGAACTAGTTCTTTGCTATTTATATCACTGTGTTTTCTTTTATTACACCCGATTTCAAATTTTCTTGGATATGCAAATAACCCTGAGTTTATAGGCATGATGGCTATGGTTGTGGCACTTGATGCATTTGAATGCATTCCTTTTGCCTATTTGCGCTATAAGAAAAGACCAATAAAGTTTGCCACTATTAAGTTTTTATTTATAATTCCGAATATTACACTTAATATTTTCTTTTTTGTTTGTTGTCCTTGGTTATTAGTTCATTTCCCAGCTTCTGTTTCCTGGTTTTATAATCCAGGTTATGGTGTAGGCTATGCTTTTCTTGCAAATTTGATTTGTACATCAATACAACTTTTGGCGCTTTTAAGCGAACTAACAGGATTTAAATATGTCTTTGATAAAGAATTGTGGAAAAAGATGATGGCTTATTCTTTCCCTATTCTGATCTTAGGGATTGCAGGAATACTCAATCTTGTTGTAGATAAAATTATTTTCCCATTTCTCTTCACTAATCATACCGAAGCACGCGTACAGCTAGGAATATATGGGGCTGCAAGTAAAGTAGCAATGGTTATGACCATGTTTACTCAGGCCTTTCGCTACGCATACGAACCTTTTGTTTTTGGAAAAAATAAAGAAGAAGGTAGTACGAAACTTTATGCTGATGCAATGAAGTATTTTATTATCTTTTCATTGATTGCTTTCCTTGGAGTTATGCTTTATCTTGATCTTTTCCGATATATTATTGCAAAAAGTTACTGGAGTGGATTAGGTGTAGTGTCAATTGTAATGATGGCAGCTATGCTCAATGGTATATACTTTAATCTGTCTTTCTGGTACAAATTGATTGATAAGACTATTTGGGGGGCTTATTTCTCTGGAATAGGTTGTTTCTTAATTATCTTCCTGAATGTTGTTTTAGTTCCAACTTACGGCTATATGGCATGTGCATGGGCCAGCCTTGTGGGATATGCTACAATTACCAGTGTTTCTTATTTCGTTGGACAAAAGAAATATCCTATTGATTATGATTTGAAGGGTATAGGAAAATATGTATTGCTCACTGCTGTTATTTATTTCATTGCTAAGTTTATTCAAATTGACAATATTTTCTTACGTTTATTCTTTAAAACCATTTTATTCTTTATCTTTATTGCGTATATAATAAAGAAAGATTTTCCATTGAAACATATACCTATTATTAATCGTTTTATAAAGAAATAG
- the ruvB gene encoding Holliday junction branch migration DNA helicase RuvB, whose translation MEEDFNIREQQLTKKEKDYENALRPLDFESFSGQDKVVDNLRIFVQAARLRAEALDHVLLHGPPGLGKTTLSNIIANELGVGFKITSGPVLDKPGDLAGVLTSLEPNDVLFIDEIHRLSPVVEEYLYSAMEDYRIDIMIDKGPSARSIQIDLSPFTLVGATTRSGLLTAPLRARFGINLHLEYYDDDVLSGIIKRSAKILDVPCSSQAAGEIASRSRGTPRIANALLRRVRDFAQVKGSGSIDTEIANYSLEALNIDKYGLDEIDNKILCTIIDKFKGGPVGITTIATALGEDPGTIEEVYEPFLIKEGFLKRTPRGREVTELAYKHLGRSVYNSQQTLF comes from the coding sequence ATGGAAGAGGATTTTAATATACGAGAACAGCAGCTTACTAAAAAAGAAAAAGATTACGAAAACGCGTTGCGACCATTAGACTTTGAGAGCTTTAGTGGACAAGATAAAGTTGTAGATAATCTTCGTATATTTGTTCAAGCAGCCCGTTTAAGAGCTGAAGCTTTGGATCATGTATTGCTTCACGGACCTCCCGGTTTGGGCAAAACAACTCTTTCCAATATTATTGCAAATGAACTTGGAGTAGGTTTTAAAATTACCTCAGGCCCGGTTCTTGATAAACCTGGTGATTTAGCGGGTGTTCTGACTAGTTTAGAACCAAATGATGTCCTTTTCATCGATGAAATTCATCGTTTATCTCCTGTTGTAGAAGAGTATCTTTACTCTGCAATGGAAGATTACCGTATTGATATTATGATTGATAAGGGACCTTCTGCACGGAGTATTCAGATCGATTTAAGTCCTTTCACATTGGTTGGGGCAACTACCCGTAGTGGACTCTTGACCGCACCCTTGCGTGCTCGTTTTGGTATTAATCTTCATTTGGAATATTATGATGACGATGTCTTGAGCGGCATTATTAAGCGCTCGGCAAAGATACTTGATGTTCCTTGTTCTTCTCAAGCAGCTGGTGAGATTGCTTCCCGAAGCCGTGGAACTCCTCGAATAGCGAATGCATTACTGCGTAGAGTAAGAGATTTTGCTCAGGTAAAAGGCTCCGGAAGTATTGATACGGAGATTGCTAATTATTCTCTAGAGGCATTGAATATAGATAAATACGGGCTCGATGAGATTGATAATAAAATACTGTGCACCATTATTGATAAGTTTAAAGGTGGTCCTGTGGGAATAACTACCATAGCTACGGCATTGGGTGAAGATCCGGGAACAATAGAGGAGGTTTATGAACCATTCCTGATAAAGGAGGGTTTCTTAAAGAGAACACCGCGTGGTAGAGAAGTTACCGAATTAGCTTATAAGCATTTGGGTAGAAGCGTTTACAACAGTCAGCAAACCCTTTTTTAG
- a CDS encoding DNA alkylation repair protein — translation MKAKEIQAELEKYIDEQKREFLPYFFKTGKGQYGEGDRFLGIVVPNVRLVAKEFKGASFDEIALLLDSEYHECRMCALLMLVERFKKSNDDEQGKIYHFYLSKTSRVNNWDLVDLSAPYIVGEYLKKRSREDLYKLASSSVLWEQRIAVVATATLIRNDDFIDIIKLSEQLLHHPHDLMHKAIGWMLREMGKRDKDLLVQFLEKHHKEMPRTMLRYSIEKFTDEERKYFMKR, via the coding sequence ATGAAAGCAAAAGAAATACAAGCAGAGTTAGAGAAGTATATTGATGAGCAAAAACGAGAGTTTCTTCCTTATTTCTTTAAAACAGGCAAAGGTCAGTATGGTGAAGGAGATCGTTTTTTAGGCATTGTAGTTCCTAATGTTCGTCTGGTAGCAAAGGAATTTAAGGGTGCATCGTTCGATGAAATCGCTTTATTGCTGGATTCTGAGTATCATGAATGCCGCATGTGTGCTCTTTTGATGTTAGTAGAACGTTTCAAGAAAAGCAATGATGATGAACAGGGTAAGATTTATCATTTCTATCTGTCTAAAACTTCAAGAGTAAATAATTGGGATCTGGTGGATCTCAGTGCGCCTTATATAGTGGGTGAATATCTTAAAAAACGCTCACGTGAAGATCTTTATAAACTTGCCTCAAGTTCTGTTCTTTGGGAGCAGAGAATAGCTGTTGTTGCCACTGCTACATTGATCAGAAATGACGATTTTATCGATATAATAAAGCTTTCAGAACAGCTGCTTCACCATCCGCACGATTTAATGCATAAAGCAATTGGTTGGATGCTTCGTGAAATGGGGAAGCGGGATAAGGACCTTTTGGTACAATTCCTTGAAAAGCATCACAAAGAAATGCCACGAACTATGCTTCGGTACTCAATTGAGAAGTTTACTGATGAGGAGAGAAAATATTTTATGAAAAGGTAA
- a CDS encoding OmpA family protein: MKKRLLLLAISFCLAGFAQSQEKALKQYGFWDNWFIQGQAGFGYTVGEPDFDKLISPTAALSVGKYFSPQVGARLQVGGWESRAGWNYNNISYKWNYGAAYMDALFNLNNIFGCYKENRAFNLIGIFGVGYIHGFKNLPYATHKTNSCVARAGLQPNFRLNEAWDFNIEFNVNGVDDKYNSKQGTDNDFYFNLMVGFTYKFKNRGFELVKPYDEALVSSLNNEINQQREAIESLKANPKTIIQKETVYVKDTVSVFNSPILFTIGKSTLDNNQDIYVYNVAQYLKENPNVKVNISGYADANTGSKEFNQKISLKRAQAVADALTQKYNISADRIKVVEGKGDSVQPYPTNNWNRVVICVAD, translated from the coding sequence ATGAAAAAGAGACTCCTTCTTTTAGCAATTTCCTTCTGTTTAGCTGGATTTGCGCAGTCACAAGAAAAAGCCTTAAAACAGTATGGTTTTTGGGATAACTGGTTCATTCAAGGCCAGGCGGGTTTTGGTTATACAGTTGGTGAGCCAGATTTTGATAAGCTCATTTCTCCTACTGCCGCTCTTTCTGTAGGAAAGTATTTTTCACCACAAGTGGGAGCGCGTTTACAAGTAGGAGGATGGGAGAGTAGGGCTGGTTGGAACTATAACAATATCAGCTATAAGTGGAACTATGGTGCAGCTTATATGGATGCATTATTTAATTTGAATAATATTTTTGGTTGCTACAAAGAGAATCGTGCTTTTAATTTGATTGGTATTTTTGGTGTCGGTTATATTCATGGGTTTAAGAACCTTCCTTATGCAACTCATAAAACAAATAGTTGTGTAGCTCGCGCAGGTTTACAACCTAATTTTCGTTTGAATGAGGCCTGGGATTTTAATATTGAATTCAATGTGAATGGAGTGGATGATAAATATAACTCAAAACAAGGAACTGATAATGATTTTTATTTCAATCTTATGGTTGGATTTACATATAAATTCAAAAACAGAGGATTTGAATTAGTAAAGCCTTATGATGAAGCACTGGTTAGTTCTTTAAATAATGAAATCAACCAGCAAAGAGAAGCAATAGAATCATTAAAGGCTAATCCTAAAACGATTATTCAAAAAGAAACTGTGTATGTAAAAGATACAGTTTCTGTATTTAATTCTCCGATTTTGTTCACGATAGGAAAATCTACTCTTGATAATAATCAGGATATATATGTTTATAATGTAGCTCAATATTTGAAAGAGAATCCGAATGTTAAGGTAAATATTTCAGGTTATGCTGATGCAAATACTGGATCAAAAGAATTTAACCAGAAAATCTCTTTAAAAAGAGCACAGGCAGTAGCAGATGCATTGACCCAAAAATATAATATTTCGGCCGATCGTATAAAGGTTGTTGAAGGAAAGGGTGACAGTGTTCAACCATATCCAACAAACAACTGGAATAGAGTCGTTATATGTGTTGCAGATTGA
- a CDS encoding carbohydrate kinase: protein MRKVIGIGETILDIIFQNEQPSASVPGGSVFNGIISLGRMNVEVCFISEIGNDRVGNIIKRFMEENNVSTKHINIFPDGKSPVSLAFLNEKNDAEYLFYKDYPQQRLDITFPQINEDDILIFGSYYALNPVLRDKMTELLDYAKERKAIIYYDPNFRSTHKYEAMKLAPAIIENLEYADIVRGAGIDFINLYNLNDVDKIYKNKIQFYCPNFIYTSGDNSISLRTKQVTKEYEVEPINAVSTIGAGDNFNAGIIYGLLKYNISYHELSNLSEVMWDKIIQCGKDFSAEVCMSFNNSVSLEFAKKYQ from the coding sequence ATGCGAAAAGTAATTGGAATTGGCGAGACTATTCTCGACATCATCTTTCAGAATGAACAACCGTCGGCATCTGTTCCCGGAGGTTCTGTATTTAATGGCATCATTTCACTAGGAAGAATGAATGTCGAGGTTTGTTTTATCAGCGAAATAGGAAACGACAGAGTAGGAAACATTATCAAAAGATTTATGGAGGAAAATAATGTGAGTACTAAGCACATTAACATTTTTCCTGACGGTAAATCTCCTGTGTCGCTGGCTTTTCTGAACGAAAAGAATGATGCGGAGTATCTTTTTTATAAAGATTACCCACAACAGAGACTGGACATCACTTTCCCCCAAATAAACGAGGATGATATTCTTATATTTGGCTCTTATTACGCACTAAACCCGGTTCTCAGAGATAAGATGACAGAACTGCTGGATTATGCCAAGGAACGCAAAGCCATTATTTATTATGATCCCAATTTCCGCAGCACACACAAATACGAAGCCATGAAGCTTGCACCTGCTATTATTGAGAATCTTGAATATGCAGATATAGTAAGAGGGGCGGGTATTGACTTTATCAATTTGTACAATCTGAATGACGTAGACAAAATCTACAAAAATAAGATTCAGTTCTATTGTCCTAATTTCATTTATACCTCGGGAGATAATTCAATAAGCCTGCGAACAAAACAGGTGACTAAAGAATACGAGGTAGAACCAATCAATGCTGTAAGTACAATTGGAGCCGGAGATAACTTTAACGCAGGAATCATTTACGGATTATTGAAGTACAACATTAGCTATCATGAGCTTAGCAACTTAAGTGAAGTTATGTGGGATAAGATAATACAATGCGGAAAAGACTTCTCTGCTGAGGTATGCATGAGTTTCAATAATTCAGTTTCTCTGGAATTTGCAAAAAAATACCAGTAA
- a CDS encoding DEAD/DEAH box helicase, whose amino-acid sequence MKTFEELGVSPEILKAIEEMGYVSPMPVQEEVIPYLLGEGNDVVALAQTGTGKTAAFGLPIIQGVNISNRVPQALILCPTRELCLQIAGDLNDYSKYVDGLKVLPVYGGSSIESQIRSLKNGVHIIVATPGRLLDLMERKTVKLATVKNVVMDEADEMLNMGFTESINAILADIPKDRNTLLFSATMSPEITRISKNYLNNAKEITIGTKNEGSNNVKHIYFTVQAKDKYLALKRIADYYPQIYGIVFCRTRKETQEIADKLIQDGYSADSLHGELSQQQRDVVMQKFRVRNIQILVATDVAARGLDVDDLTHVINYGLPDETESYTHRSGRTGRAGKTGISISIINLREKGKMRDIERKIGKKFTVGEMPTGKQICEKQLIKVIDEIEKVKVNEEEIAGFMPEIYRKLEWLEKEDIIKRMVSLEFNRFLEYYRDAQDLQAPTSESSRGERGAKREMGEGRERGAHRSEPGFTRMFINAGKADNFYPNQLIELINKNMKKRVQIGKIDLLKSFSFFEIEDAQAKSVMETLNNTSLNGRSISVEIAGEDNRGGGSRESRGGNRESRGGAPRKYSDRPASAAPRRSREERGYAASRGPKRRDDSRPTYRDEKPDSNEEGWARRKSRK is encoded by the coding sequence ATGAAGACATTTGAAGAGTTAGGCGTTTCCCCGGAGATACTTAAAGCAATTGAAGAAATGGGATACGTAAGTCCCATGCCAGTACAAGAAGAAGTTATACCGTATCTACTGGGAGAAGGCAATGATGTAGTAGCTCTAGCACAAACAGGAACAGGTAAAACAGCAGCATTTGGGCTGCCAATTATACAAGGAGTTAATATCAGTAACAGAGTGCCTCAGGCGCTTATTTTATGCCCTACACGTGAGCTTTGCTTGCAAATTGCAGGAGACCTCAACGATTACTCAAAATATGTGGATGGACTAAAGGTTCTTCCGGTATATGGAGGATCATCTATTGAAAGCCAAATTAGAAGTTTAAAGAATGGAGTACACATTATCGTGGCTACTCCGGGTCGTTTGCTCGACTTGATGGAAAGAAAAACCGTAAAATTGGCTACAGTTAAAAACGTCGTAATGGACGAAGCCGATGAAATGCTTAACATGGGCTTTACAGAAAGCATCAATGCTATTCTGGCTGATATACCAAAAGACCGCAATACACTGCTGTTCTCAGCAACTATGTCACCTGAAATTACACGTATTTCCAAGAACTATCTGAACAATGCCAAGGAAATTACCATCGGCACAAAGAATGAAGGTTCAAATAACGTGAAACATATCTATTTTACGGTTCAGGCTAAAGATAAATATCTGGCGCTGAAACGTATTGCCGATTACTATCCTCAGATTTACGGTATTGTATTCTGCCGTACTCGTAAAGAGACACAGGAAATTGCCGATAAACTGATTCAGGACGGATATAGTGCAGACTCTCTGCACGGAGAACTTTCTCAGCAACAACGCGATGTTGTGATGCAGAAATTCCGTGTTCGTAACATTCAGATCCTTGTAGCGACTGACGTTGCTGCACGTGGACTTGACGTTGACGACCTGACACACGTTATCAACTACGGTTTACCTGACGAAACAGAATCATATACTCACCGAAGCGGCCGTACAGGACGTGCAGGTAAGACTGGTATTTCTATCTCTATCATCAACTTGCGTGAAAAAGGAAAGATGAGAGATATTGAAAGAAAGATTGGTAAGAAATTCACTGTCGGAGAAATGCCTACCGGAAAACAGATTTGCGAAAAGCAACTGATTAAGGTAATTGATGAAATTGAAAAGGTAAAAGTTAACGAAGAAGAGATTGCCGGCTTTATGCCTGAAATCTACCGCAAACTGGAATGGCTGGAAAAAGAAGATATTATTAAGAGAATGGTTTCACTTGAGTTTAACCGTTTCCTTGAATATTACCGTGATGCGCAAGACCTTCAGGCTCCTACCAGCGAAAGCAGCAGAGGAGAGCGCGGAGCAAAACGTGAAATGGGCGAAGGCAGAGAAAGAGGAGCGCATAGATCTGAACCTGGATTTACACGCATGTTCATCAATGCCGGAAAAGCAGACAATTTCTATCCTAATCAGTTAATTGAACTGATTAACAAAAACATGAAAAAACGTGTACAGATAGGAAAGATCGACTTGCTAAAAAGCTTCTCATTCTTTGAAATAGAAGATGCACAAGCAAAATCTGTTATGGAAACCCTAAACAATACATCACTGAATGGACGTTCAATCTCTGTTGAGATAGCAGGCGAAGACAATCGTGGTGGAGGAAGCAGAGAAAGCCGTGGAGGAAATAGAGAAAGCCGCGGAGGAGCTCCAAGAAAGTATTCTGACAGACCAGCATCGGCTGCGCCAAGAAGAAGCCGTGAGGAACGTGGATACGCTGCTAGTAGAGGTCCTAAAAGAAGAGATGATAGCAGACCTACTTATAGAGACGAAAAACCTGATTCTAACGAAGAAGGATGGGCAAGACGCAAATCAAGAAAATAA
- a CDS encoding S46 family peptidase translates to MKKNLLTFVLLFLSCTSYADEGMWMLNHLDRKTVLLMQQLGFEMPADKLFSDQHPSLKDAIISFGGYCSGVVVSDDGLVFTNHHCGFDVIQSHSSVAHDYLKDGFAAMKREDELPNPQLFVSFLIRQEDVTSRILKHITPDMTEMKRGYVIDSLRYTIENEVREKDSLLRGEVSAYYGGNEFYLSVYKDYKDVRLVFAPPSSVGKFGGDTDNWVWPRHTGDFSVFRIYADEKNQPAGYSLKNHPFHPSYVPPVSLKGYQKGSYCMTLGYPGSTERYLSSFGIEEQMQSRNQAMIDVRGVKQDIWKKAMDLNDSIRIKYSSKYATSSNYWKFSIGENKAVSELKVLEKKRALESEMVKFIMSSSARKAKYGQLIDSLRLNYQKYGAASRAMAYLSESFTNASDVLSLSLQAVNTDFFSDSIAGKAYKENLVKEYSNIDLSIDKEIMVAMLKECKEKVDSTYLPDVYKLINKKFKGDFKAYADYLFANSEMITPKGLERICRKDTTFNMLDDPAISFAVDVVAKFVDLSQETSDVSSAISRDERLYNELIREMYEDKNFYPDANSTMRLSFGIVTPYSAKDSSNSTFSTTTEGIFEKVKKYNGDKDFWVQPALLDLLAKKDFGKYADKKGEMNVCFISNNDITGGNSGSAMFNGKGELIGLAFDGNWEGMSSNLSYEKSLQRCIGVDIRYVLFMIEKYGKASQLINELKLAN, encoded by the coding sequence ATGAAGAAAAACCTTTTAACCTTTGTCCTGCTTTTCCTTTCCTGCACTTCCTATGCTGATGAGGGGATGTGGATGCTTAATCATCTGGACAGGAAAACAGTTCTTTTAATGCAACAGTTGGGTTTCGAAATGCCTGCTGATAAGTTATTCAGTGATCAGCATCCATCTTTGAAAGATGCTATTATTAGTTTTGGAGGATATTGCTCGGGTGTAGTTGTTTCCGATGATGGACTGGTCTTCACGAATCATCATTGCGGTTTTGATGTTATACAAAGCCACAGTTCAGTAGCACATGACTATCTGAAAGACGGATTTGCAGCAATGAAAAGAGAGGATGAGCTACCTAACCCCCAATTATTTGTTAGTTTCCTGATACGTCAGGAAGATGTTACCTCAAGAATTCTGAAGCACATTACTCCTGATATGACTGAAATGAAGCGGGGATACGTCATCGATTCTCTTCGATATACCATCGAAAATGAAGTCCGGGAAAAGGATTCTTTGTTAAGAGGCGAAGTCAGTGCATATTATGGAGGTAATGAGTTCTATCTATCTGTTTATAAAGATTATAAAGACGTCCGCTTGGTTTTTGCGCCACCTTCCTCAGTTGGTAAGTTTGGTGGAGATACAGATAACTGGGTGTGGCCGAGGCATACAGGAGACTTCTCTGTTTTCCGTATTTATGCTGACGAAAAGAATCAGCCTGCTGGTTATTCTCTGAAAAATCACCCATTTCATCCTTCTTATGTACCGCCGGTTTCGTTGAAAGGATATCAGAAAGGTTCTTATTGCATGACTTTGGGATATCCCGGCTCAACGGAACGTTACTTGTCTTCTTTTGGCATTGAAGAACAAATGCAATCACGCAATCAGGCGATGATTGACGTTCGTGGAGTGAAGCAGGATATATGGAAAAAGGCGATGGATTTGAATGATTCTATTCGGATTAAGTATTCTTCCAAGTACGCAACCAGTTCCAACTATTGGAAATTTAGTATTGGGGAAAATAAGGCGGTTAGTGAGCTGAAGGTGCTCGAAAAAAAGAGGGCTTTAGAGTCTGAGATGGTTAAGTTTATAATGTCAAGCAGTGCTCGTAAAGCAAAATATGGCCAATTGATTGACTCTTTAAGGCTTAATTATCAAAAATACGGGGCGGCATCCCGTGCAATGGCTTATCTATCGGAAAGCTTCACTAATGCATCAGATGTGCTTTCTTTATCCTTGCAGGCAGTGAATACAGACTTTTTCAGTGATTCTATAGCTGGAAAGGCCTATAAAGAAAATCTGGTAAAGGAATATTCAAATATTGACCTTTCCATCGATAAAGAAATAATGGTTGCCATGCTGAAAGAATGCAAAGAGAAAGTGGATTCAACTTATTTGCCAGATGTTTATAAACTAATAAATAAGAAGTTTAAAGGTGATTTTAAGGCCTATGCCGACTATTTATTTGCCAATTCAGAGATGATTACCCCAAAAGGATTAGAACGTATCTGTAGGAAGGATACAACGTTTAATATGCTTGATGACCCTGCAATCTCTTTTGCAGTAGATGTAGTAGCTAAATTTGTAGACTTATCTCAGGAAACTTCTGACGTGAGCAGTGCTATTTCACGCGATGAACGATTATATAACGAGCTGATTCGTGAAATGTACGAGGATAAAAACTTTTATCCTGATGCTAACTCCACAATGCGTCTGAGCTTTGGAATTGTAACTCCTTATTCAGCCAAAGATTCCTCAAATTCCACCTTTTCAACGACTACAGAAGGAATCTTTGAGAAAGTGAAGAAGTATAATGGGGATAAAGATTTCTGGGTTCAGCCAGCGCTATTGGATTTACTTGCCAAAAAAGACTTCGGTAAATATGCCGATAAAAAGGGAGAAATGAATGTCTGCTTTATTTCTAATAATGATATTACGGGTGGAAACTCTGGAAGTGCTATGTTTAACGGGAAAGGAGAGCTTATTGGTCTTGCTTTTGATGGTAACTGGGAAGGGATGAGTAGTAATCTGTCTTATGAGAAGTCGTTACAACGTTGTATAGGAGTTGATATCCGTTATGTGTTGTTCATGATTGAGAAATACGGCAAAGCTTCTCAGCTAATAAATGAACTTAAATTAGCAAATTAA